In a single window of the Callithrix jacchus isolate 240 chromosome 1, calJac240_pri, whole genome shotgun sequence genome:
- the LOC118147320 gene encoding protein DGCR6 produces MDRYAGSLEEVADGTRQQERHYQLLSALQSLVKELPSSFQQRLSYTTLSDLALALLDGTVFEIVQGLLEIQHLTEKSLYNQRLRLQNEHRVLRQALRQKHQEAQQACRPHNLPVLQVAQQRELEAVEHRIHEEQRAMDRKIVLELDRKVADQQSTLEKAGVAGFYVTTNPQELMLQMNLLELIRKLQQRGCQAGKASLGLGGRWPPPAAQYDQEGSPVPP; encoded by the exons ATGGACCGCTACGCGGGCTCCTTGGAGGAGGTGGCGGACGGTACGCGGCAGCAAGAGCGACACTACCAGCTGCTGTCGGCGCTGCAGAGCCTGGTGAAGGAGTTGCCCAG CTCCTTCCAGCAGCGCCTGTCCTACACCACGCTCAGCGACCTGGCCCTGGCGCTTCTCGACGGCACCGTGTTCGAAATCGTGCAGGGGCTACTGGAGATCCAGCACCTCACCGAAAAGAGCCTGTACAACCAGCGCCTACGTCTACAGAACGAGCACCGAG TGCTCAGGCAGGCGCTGCGACAGAAGCACCAGGAAGCCCAGCAGGCCTGCCGGCCCCACAACCTGCCTGTGCTCCAGGTGGCTCAGCAGCGAGAACTAGAG GCGGTGGAGCACCGGATCCATGAGGAGCAGCGGGCAATGGACCGGAAGATCGTCCTAGAGCTGGACCGGAAGGTGGCTGACCAGCAGAGCACACTGGAGAAGGCGGGGGTGGCTGGCTTCTACGTGACCACCAACCCACAG GAGCTGATGCTGCAGATGAACCTGCTGGAGCTCATCCGGAAGCTGCAGCAGAGGGGCTGCCAGGCAGGAAAGGCATCCCTGGGACTGGGAGGTCGCTGGCCGCCGCCTGCTGCCCAGTATGACCAGGAAGGCAGCCCTGTCCCACCATAG
- the SEPTIN5 gene encoding septin-5 isoform X2, whose amino-acid sequence MDSLAAPQDRLVEQLLSPRTQAQRRLKDIDKQYVGFATLPNQVHRKSVKKGFDFTLMVAGESGLGKSTLVHSLFLTDLYKDRKLLSAEERISQTVEILKHTVDIEEKGVKLKLTIVDTPGFGDAVNNTECWKPITDYVDQQFEQYFRDESGLNRKNIQDNRVHCCLYFISPFGHGLRPVDVGFMKALHEKVNIVPLIAKADCLVPSEIRKLKERIREEIDKFGIHVYQFPECDSDEDEDFKQQDRELKESAPFAVIGSNTVVEAKGQRVRGRLYPWGIVEVENQAHCDFVKLRNMLIRTHMHDLKDVTCDVHYENYRAHCIQQMTSKLTQDSRMESPIPILPLPTPDAETEKLIRMKDEELRRMQEMLQRMKQQMQDQ is encoded by the exons ATGGACTCGCTGGCAGCGCCCCAGGATCGCCTGGTGGAGCAGCTGCTGTCACCGCGGACCCAGGCCCAGAGGCGGCTCAAG GACATTGACAAGCAGTACGTGGGCTTCGCCACACTGCCCAACCAGGTGCACCGAAAGTCGGTGAAGAAGGGGTTTGACTTCACGCTCATGGTGGCTG GTGAGTCGGGCCTGGGGAAGTCCACACTGGTCCACAGCCTCTTCCTGACCGACTTGTACAAGGACCGGAAACTGCTCAGTGCAGAGG AGCGCATCAGCCAGACGGTGGAGATTCTAAAACACACAGTGGACATTGAAGAGAAAGGAGTCAAGCTGAAGCTCACGATCGTGGACACGCCGGGATTCGGGGACGCCGTCAACAATACCGAGTG CTGGAAGCCCATCACCGACTATGTGGACCAGCAGTTTGAGCAGTACTTCCGCGACGAGAGTGGCCTCAACCGAAAGAACATCCAAGACAACCGAGTGCACTGCTGCCTGTACTTCATCTCCCCCTTCGGGCATGG GCTGCGGCCGGTGGATGTGGGTTTCATGAAGGCATTGCATGAGAAGGTCAACATCGTCCCTCTCATCGCCAAAGCTGACTGTCTCGTCCCCAGTGAGATCCGGAAGCTGAAGGAACGG ATCCGGGAGGAGATTGACAAGTTCGGGATCCATGTATACCAGTTCCCTGAGTGTGACTCAGATGAGGATGAGGACTTCAAGCAGCAGGACCGGGAACTGAAG GAGAGTGCTCCCTTCGCTGTTATAGGCAGCAACACGGTGGTGGAGGCCAAGGGGCAGCGGGTCCGGGGCCGACTGTACCCTTGGGGGATCGTGGAGG TGGAGAACCAGGCGCACTGCGACTTTGTGAAGCTGCGCAACATGCTCATCCGCACGCATATGCACGACCTCAAGGACGTGACGTGCGACGTGCACTACGAGAACTACCGCGCGCACTGCATCCAGCAGATGACCAG CAAACTGACCCAGGACAGCCGCATGGAGAGCCCCATCCCGATCCTGCCGCTGCCCACCCCGGATGCAGAGACCGAGAAGCTCATCAGGATGAAGGATGAGGAG CTGAGGCGCATGCAggagatgctgcagaggatgaaGCAGCAGATGCAGGACCAGTGA
- the SEPTIN5 gene encoding septin-5 isoform X1 encodes MSTGLRYKSKLATPEDKQDIDKQYVGFATLPNQVHRKSVKKGFDFTLMVAGESGLGKSTLVHSLFLTDLYKDRKLLSAEERISQTVEILKHTVDIEEKGVKLKLTIVDTPGFGDAVNNTECWKPITDYVDQQFEQYFRDESGLNRKNIQDNRVHCCLYFISPFGHGLRPVDVGFMKALHEKVNIVPLIAKADCLVPSEIRKLKERIREEIDKFGIHVYQFPECDSDEDEDFKQQDRELKESAPFAVIGSNTVVEAKGQRVRGRLYPWGIVEVENQAHCDFVKLRNMLIRTHMHDLKDVTCDVHYENYRAHCIQQMTSKLTQDSRMESPIPILPLPTPDAETEKLIRMKDEELRRMQEMLQRMKQQMQDQ; translated from the exons ATGAGCACAGGCCTGCGGTACAAAAGCAAACTGGCGACCCCAG AGGACAAGCAG GACATTGACAAGCAGTACGTGGGCTTCGCCACACTGCCCAACCAGGTGCACCGAAAGTCGGTGAAGAAGGGGTTTGACTTCACGCTCATGGTGGCTG GTGAGTCGGGCCTGGGGAAGTCCACACTGGTCCACAGCCTCTTCCTGACCGACTTGTACAAGGACCGGAAACTGCTCAGTGCAGAGG AGCGCATCAGCCAGACGGTGGAGATTCTAAAACACACAGTGGACATTGAAGAGAAAGGAGTCAAGCTGAAGCTCACGATCGTGGACACGCCGGGATTCGGGGACGCCGTCAACAATACCGAGTG CTGGAAGCCCATCACCGACTATGTGGACCAGCAGTTTGAGCAGTACTTCCGCGACGAGAGTGGCCTCAACCGAAAGAACATCCAAGACAACCGAGTGCACTGCTGCCTGTACTTCATCTCCCCCTTCGGGCATGG GCTGCGGCCGGTGGATGTGGGTTTCATGAAGGCATTGCATGAGAAGGTCAACATCGTCCCTCTCATCGCCAAAGCTGACTGTCTCGTCCCCAGTGAGATCCGGAAGCTGAAGGAACGG ATCCGGGAGGAGATTGACAAGTTCGGGATCCATGTATACCAGTTCCCTGAGTGTGACTCAGATGAGGATGAGGACTTCAAGCAGCAGGACCGGGAACTGAAG GAGAGTGCTCCCTTCGCTGTTATAGGCAGCAACACGGTGGTGGAGGCCAAGGGGCAGCGGGTCCGGGGCCGACTGTACCCTTGGGGGATCGTGGAGG TGGAGAACCAGGCGCACTGCGACTTTGTGAAGCTGCGCAACATGCTCATCCGCACGCATATGCACGACCTCAAGGACGTGACGTGCGACGTGCACTACGAGAACTACCGCGCGCACTGCATCCAGCAGATGACCAG CAAACTGACCCAGGACAGCCGCATGGAGAGCCCCATCCCGATCCTGCCGCTGCCCACCCCGGATGCAGAGACCGAGAAGCTCATCAGGATGAAGGATGAGGAG CTGAGGCGCATGCAggagatgctgcagaggatgaaGCAGCAGATGCAGGACCAGTGA